The region GTAAATGTGGTACCTGAACCAGCTAGGGTCCCGGTGGTTGATCTTGCCACCTTTCAGCCGACCATGCTGCAGTTTTGAACGTGTATTTTATATAATGCCAGTCAAGAGTTAGTCCGGATGGCTTCAGATTTATTACCTGATATTGGTACATTAATTAAAAAGCAGGGATACAGGCTTGCAGGATCTCATTCAGCTGTCAAAACATGTCTGTGGATGAGACGGGCTGTGCGTGAGGAAGGAGAATGTTATAAAGCCCGTTTTTATGGGATTTCATCCCACAGATGCCTGCAGATGACCCCAACACTGTGCTGTAACCAGCGTTGCCTGCACTGCTGGAGGCCGGTTGAGCTTGATGTTCCAACCCCTCAGAAATGGGATTCTCCAGTGGAAATAATGGGGTCTTCAATAGAATGTCAACGCAACCTGATTTCCGGGTTTGGAGGTTCGGCCTCAAGAGAATTGTGGCAACAGGCCAATGAGCCTGCACATGTGGCTATCTCTTTATCCGGTGAACCTACCCTTTATCCTTATCTGGATGAACTGATAGAAGAATTCCGAAGCAGAGGAGTAAGTACTTTTGTGGTAACCAACGGTACTGTCCCTGAAACGATTAAACGCATAAAACCTTCCCAGCTCTACATGAGCCTGGATGCTCCTGAAAGGCAGACCTATATGGAAGTTTGTTCCCCAAAGGATCCCTGTTTATGGGATAACATAAATGAATCCCTCAGTATCCTTAAAAATAAAGAATGCAGGACTGCTATCCGTATTACTCTAATCAAGGGTGTGAATATGTTTGATGTGAAAGGTTATGCGGATCTTATCAGAAAGGCACAGCCTGATATTATTGAAGTCAAAGCCTATATGCACCTGGGTTTTTCCAGGAACCGGCTTGAAAGGGATGCCATGCCAGGGCACGAAGAAGTCCTTGATTTTGCAAATCAGCTTGGCTGTGAATTGGGTTATGAAGTTGGCGACCAGGTTGAAATAAGTCGCGTTGTCATGCTTTTTCGTGATGGAAAATTTGTCGCTTCTAAACTCCCCGTTTGACGCACTGTCATAACTTATATTTATAATAATGGCTTATATTGTAAGCCTAGAGCATAGCGAATATCCCGACATTTTGATTAATTTTTGATTATGGAGTATCCTTACAATGGCCGAACAATCTGCTCATGAAAAATATGAATTCAAGAAAAAACTTGAATCCCTCCGAAACAAAAAGGGAAGGGGTACTGAACTCATATCCCTTTACATACCACCTGACAAACAGCTGTCCGATGTGACCTCACAGCTTAAGACTGAACACAGTCAGGCTTCCAACATTAAATCCAAGGTCACAAGGACCAATGTGCAGTCTGCAATAGATTCCCTGCTTTCCCGTCTTAAATATCTTAAGATCCCGGAAAACGGTATCGTTTATTTTACCGGAGCTGTGGATATAGGTGCGGACAAAACGAATATGGAAACCACAACCATAATTCCCCCCCAGCCGCTCACGATTTATAAGTATCACTGTGACTCTGCCTTTTTCCTCGAACCGCTGGAAGGGATGCTCAAGGATGCCAAGACCTACGGTTTGCTTGTGCTTGACAGAAGGGAAGCTACAATTGGTTTACTTACAGGCAAACATATAGAACCCTATCGTAACCTTACCTCAACAGTTCCCGGTAAACAGAGGAAAGGTGGTCAGAGTGCTCAGCGTTTCCAGCAGCTTAGGCTTATAGCGATACACGATTTCTACAAACGTATAGGAGATGCGGCCAGTGAAATTTTCCTGACGGTTGACATGAAGGATTTTGAGGGAATATTGCTGGGTGGCCCTTCCCCGACCAAGGAAGAATTCCAATCAGGAGAATTCCTGCATCATGAGCTGCAAAGGAAAATACTGGGACTCTTTGATGTGGCCTACACCGATGAATCAGGATTGCAGGAACTTGTCAATGCTGCAAGTGAGCGTCTGCAGGACCTGGACCTGATGGTTGAAAAGAATCTTATGCAAAAGTTTTTCAAGGAACTGGTATCTGATTCCGGAAAGGCTGCCTATGGTGAGGAAGTTGTGCGTCAGAACCTGATGATAGGGGCCGTGGAGATACTGCTGATATCCGAGGACTTAAGGTCTGAAAGAATAAAGGTCAGGTGTACCGACGGGGATTATGAAGACAACATAACCCGGGAAAATCAACCGGATCAGAAAAGTGTAGATGACTTTGGTAACTGCCCTAAATGTGGGTCTCCCCTGGAAGTTGTCGAAAGGGTAGATATCGTGGATGAACTCTCGGATCTGAGTGACCAGATGGGAAGTGAGGTGGCTTTCATATCAACTGATTTTGAGGAAGGTGGCCAGCTTCTCAATGCTTTTGGCGGCATTGTTGCTATTTTGCGGTATAATACAGGTATGTAAGGTGATCATTTGTATCTTGAATTTGTTAACCAGGTAGTATCGGTACTGGAAAATGCCGTACAAAGAGCGGGATTTGAACCAGTGGAGATAGCCCCCGAACCTTCCCAACACGCAGACCTCTCTACAAGGGTCGCTTTCAAGCTGGCCGCAGTTGCCAGGAAAAGTCCGGTGGAAGTAGCAAACCAGATCGTGGAAAATATCCAGCTTCGGGAAAACTGTCTGATCGAAAGTATCGGGACTACCGGGCCCTACATCAATATCAAGGCCAACAGGACCTATATTGACCGTACCTTTGAGACTGTCAGGAGCAAAAAGGAAGATTTTGGCGGAAATTTTTATTCAGGAAAAATATTGCTGGAACACACTTCGGCCAATCCCAATGGTCCCCTACATGTGGGTCACATACGCAATTCCATAATAGGAGACACCCTGACCAGGATTCTGAGAAAAGCCGGATACGATGTGGATGCCCAGTATTACGTGAATGATATGGGCAGACAGATTGCCATAGTTTCCTGGGCCCTGGAACATTTCGAAATGGACCCTGATCTCAAATCGGATCATGCTATTGCCAATGTATATATCAAGGCCAATGCCCGGCTTGAAGAGGACTCCCAGAAGGTTGAATACATCGATAATTTGATGCAGCGGGTGGAATCCGGGGATGAGGAGGTCATAAAACGCTTTGATGATGCCGTGGACCTTGCTGTAAAAGGAATTCGCAGTACCTTACTTCGTATGAATGTCCATCATGATTCTTTTGTTAATGAATCAGGTTTTGTCCGTTCGGGAGCTGTGTCGGATATCGTGGATAAAATCCGAAAAACCGGCCGTGTCGATGTGGATGATGGAGCTCTTGTGGTGGATCTTTCCGATTATGGATTTGAAAAGACCCTGGTTGTGCAACGCAGGGATGGTACTTCCCTTTATACTACAAGGGATCTTGCCTATCATGAATGGAAAACCATGCAGGCAGATCGGATTATTGATATTCTGGGAGCGGATCACAAATTGATCTCCGGCCAGCTCAAAGCCACTCTCAACGCTGTGGGCTTAAAGGAGCCTGAAATTGTAATCTTTGAATTTGTATCCCTGCCCGAGGGTTCCATGAGTACCCGAAGAGGTCAGTTCATAACCGCTGATGAATTGCTGGACAAGGTTCAAGCAAGAGCCTTTGAGGAAGTTGAAAAACGCCGCCCTGAAATGTCACCTGAATTTATGGAAAAAGTGGCCGGTATGGTCGGTATCGGTGCTGTAAGGTATGATATAATCAAGGTTTCTCCGGAAAAATCCACGGTCTTTGACTGGAAAGCAGCCCTTGATTTTGAAAAACAGGGTGGGCCCTTTATACAGTATTCTCATGCCAGGGCAAGCAGTATTCTCAAAAAGGCTGGTGAGGAAGGAATATGGGATCCTGCATCAAAACCCAATCCTTCAGTACTGACCGATGAATCCGAGATTACCCTGATAAAACAAATTGCTCTGTTTGATAAGGTATTGAAACAGGCTGCAGACGATCTCAAACCTCACATAATCGCTATCTATGGGAGGGAATTGGCGGACGCCTTCAACCAGTTCTACAGGTTCTCCCCGGTGCTGGGTGCCGAAACTGAAGAACTCAGGAATGCCAGATTGGGTCTTGTGGACTGTGCCCGGATAGTGCTGGCCAATGTGCTGGAGACCTTGGGTATGGGTGCTCCAGAATCAATGTGAAACCCATGTTTTCCCTCGAACAACTGGTACTGGCCTATATCGGTCTTGCCAGTCTTTTTTCTTTTGTTATAATGGGGATTGATAAGAAAAAAGCTGTAAAGGGAGCCTACCGCATATCAGAGAAATTCCTTTTCATCTGCGCTTTTGCAGGTGGCAGCGTGGGTATCCTGGCAGGTATGTACATCTTCAGGCATAAGATTCGCCGCTGGAAGTTCAAGCTGGGTATTCCTTTGATTCTTGTTCTTGAAATGTATCTGTATGTGAAATTTATTTGATATTCAAGACCATTCTGCAAACTCATTCAGATATTTATCCCTTGCCTGTTCCATCGCCCTGATGTTCACAACCGGGGTCTCAGGTGCAAGACCACTTCCGGGAGCCAGTATATCAACTCCCTCCTCCAGGCATTTGAAAGCTTCCTCCTCAACCTCTTCTGGTGTGCTGTAAAGCAGGGTATTTGTCGTTGATATGTTCCCTATAAGAATGGTTCTTGAGCCGATCTGGGATTTTGCTTCAGCTACACTGACACTTTCCTCAATACTGATTCCCTCAAAACCACAGTTTGCCAGTGAGGATAGGATGGATGTCGTATTACCACACATATGCATAACAACCGGTCCTTCAATGGAATGGGTAAGATGCTGGTATGATGGTTTGATAAGGGTCTCGAATAACAGACAATCCAGCGTTTCCGGTCCGGCAACCGTATCATCCAGGCAGATTACATCGGCACCGGCTTCAAAAAGTAATTTTGCATACCCTTCACAGATGCAGGTTGCTTCCCTGATATACATCTTGAAGGTTTCAGGCTTGAAAAGGGCCCATTTCAGGTAATCCTGTGCCCCTATAAGATGGTAGACCAGTGTAGCCGGTCCTTCCATTCCTGCAATCAGCGGTACATCCGGTGCAAAGTTTCTCAACCTGCGTGTGGTCTCCAGTACCACCGGTACCCTTGCCCTGTCATAAACGTCTGCAGGAATATCGGGGTTTTCCACTTTTTCGGCAAAGGGATGGGATATCACTTCGGGTGGTCTGTTTATGGTTCCCAGGTCAATTTCACATCCGGCCGCTTCGGCAAGGACTGTCAGGCAAAAGGGGTAGCTTATTGCTTCAAGTCCCCCGACAGTATGTGCTGCCAGCGAGAGTTCTGCCATCTGAAATGCGCTGGAATGTGCCTGTGGCCAGAACGCCCCGGTAGTTTCCATCAGACCGTTTGTGGCTGTCTGGGTTACCGATAGTACAGGTATTAGCCCCTCCTCTTTTCCGGCTAGAACATTGAGTAAGTTTTCTCTGAGTCCAGATTGCATTTTTCTTCCCATTCTCCTATATTGAATATTGCGCAATTGTTATTAATGAAGCTTGCTCATTGGAAGGCATGACAGAACTGATTTTCGATGATATCGGCAGTTTCCCTCTTCAGGGAGGAATAAGTGCAGAGTGGTTAAGAGAAGCAATACCCGCACACGAACCTGCGGCTTTTGATGTCATCAGATCCACATTCCGGCAAAAACTGGATGCCGGTGTGGACGTTGCAACCTATCCTCAGTTTCAGGATATGAATAAGCAATTCCTTTCAATTCTCAATGATCCTGAATGCATAGAGGGTCCCTTTGACGTAAAGACAAGTTGTGCGAAGATTGTTGAACTTGAAGCAATCGAAAAAGCTGCAGAAGAGTATCAAACGGAAACCGGTATAAAACCCAATGTCCGTGTTTGTGTGACAGGGCCACTTGAATTATATTTGCAGGAATTCGGTGGAACTTCCTATGATGATATACTGGAACTTTTTGGACAAAGCATTGACAAATTTGTGACCAATGCAATCGATAACGCCTCCAATTTCAATGTGCATACCGTATCCATTGATGAGCCCAGTATTGGTATCAACCCTCAGGTTATGTTTGATGATGATGAAATTATAAATGCACTGGAAAAAGCCTCTGCAACCGCTTCCCGCAAGGGAGTAGACGTAGAGATCCATCTGCACTCCCCGCTGTACTACGAACTCCCCTGTCGTACATCAGGTATCAATGTAATTGGTGTGGAATCAGCAGCCAACCCCACCTATCTGGAACTTATTGATAAAAATGTGCTCGAGGAAACGGATTCTTTCCTCAGGGCCGGTGTGGCACGAACTGATATTTTCAATCTTGTAGCCATTCTCAATGAAAAATATTCAACCAATGCCTGGCAGAAGCCTGAAATGCTTCAGGAACTGGTAACTGATATGGAAACTCCCTCTACCATACTCAAGCGTCTGGAACATGCTTATGGAATATTCGGGGACCGGGTCAAATATGTCGGGCCTGATTGTGGTCTGGGTTCCTGGCCGACCCCGGAAATAGCTTCCACCCTGCTTGGTAATGTAGCAGAGGCTCTTGATACTTTCAGGAATTGAGTAATGAGGATACAAAAGGTTCCACTATTGAAAGGGCCCATGTAATTATGCTGGGTGTAATCTCCGTCTCTATGAAAGCGGTTATCAGCAGCAATAGTACAAAGAATAAGTAAATCTTCCAGAATAAGGGAGAAAACAGGATTGTACCTGTATTCCTTTCTTCTGTTGCTATATCGGCCTGCAGGTCTGCTATATTATCGGAGACGAAAAGATTTTTGTCCCTTACAAGCCGGCAGTTGGAGTCTGCAATTGCATACCCTATAGAAGTACTTAAAAGGATTACTGGAATTTCGATTATCCCATGGGGTAGGATTGCGGATATGAAAAAAGTAATATTATAGATAATTCCACCCACAATTCCATTGATTCCGGCCAGATGGTAACCCGTAAAAGCCCCGTTGAATAAGTGGAAAGCAAAAAGCATTCCCAGAATGGCCCCGTTGGCTGCTGCTACGAGCAGGGGAACTGAAAATGGGACTATTGCGGTAAGTAGCTGGAAATGATACCTGCTGTAGCCTGTATAGTTCCATACTAAATTTTCTGCTTTTTGGGTATTAATGGACTTGAATCCAAAAAAACGCTCAGCAGGCCACTCAAGTACCCTGTAGATCGGATAGAGTGCTTTTTCCATTGCAATGGAGATTTTTGCATAATTGTGATGATGCCTGCGGGATGTGATATCCTTCAACAGGAAGCGGTTGAAATAGACAAAAAGCGCAGTACCTGCCGAAGCGGTAAGGGCAGCCAGGCTGTTAAAAAGGAAGATGGACCAGGCAATTCCCACATATCCTGCACCCCGCTGGACTTTTGAAGTTGCGGCAGAGGTGGTCCTCTCAATAGTCTCATTTATAATTACAGGTTCTGCCAGGGCCGTCATGATTGCATAAGTTGCCAGTGCCAGTAAGGCTGTCAATGTGGCTGAATAGGTAAATATTTTCAGACACCACAGAAAAGCAGACCATTTTATCAGGAAATTTGGTTTGGATGACATGTTCCGACCATTTTGGACGATGTTAACTATAACTTTAATATACCTATGAAGTATAATATTAATTTAGGTTAATATAACATAATGTGTGCATTGAAGACCTAGAAGCTTTATTGCATATATTATTTGAGGGTAGTGATGAAGGCAGAGACTGGAATTGAAGGACTTGATGAACTGATAGGAGGAGGTTTGCCACAGGGGCGGGTCTATCTATTGAATGGCTCCCCGGGAAGTGGTAAAACTACCTTTGGTATGCAGTACCTGATACATGGGGTGTCTTTCGGGGATGCTGGTCTCTATGTCACATTGATGCAGAATTCCGAACATATTATAGCCGACATTTCTACTTACTCCCTCAACCTGTCGGCCCTGATGAAAATGAA is a window of Methanohalophilus mahii DSM 5219 DNA encoding:
- the twy1 gene encoding 4-demethylwyosine synthase TYW1, which encodes MASDLLPDIGTLIKKQGYRLAGSHSAVKTCLWMRRAVREEGECYKARFYGISSHRCLQMTPTLCCNQRCLHCWRPVELDVPTPQKWDSPVEIMGSSIECQRNLISGFGGSASRELWQQANEPAHVAISLSGEPTLYPYLDELIEEFRSRGVSTFVVTNGTVPETIKRIKPSQLYMSLDAPERQTYMEVCSPKDPCLWDNINESLSILKNKECRTAIRITLIKGVNMFDVKGYADLIRKAQPDIIEVKAYMHLGFSRNRLERDAMPGHEEVLDFANQLGCELGYEVGDQVEISRVVMLFRDGKFVASKLPV
- the prf1 gene encoding peptide chain release factor aRF-1, translated to MAEQSAHEKYEFKKKLESLRNKKGRGTELISLYIPPDKQLSDVTSQLKTEHSQASNIKSKVTRTNVQSAIDSLLSRLKYLKIPENGIVYFTGAVDIGADKTNMETTTIIPPQPLTIYKYHCDSAFFLEPLEGMLKDAKTYGLLVLDRREATIGLLTGKHIEPYRNLTSTVPGKQRKGGQSAQRFQQLRLIAIHDFYKRIGDAASEIFLTVDMKDFEGILLGGPSPTKEEFQSGEFLHHELQRKILGLFDVAYTDESGLQELVNAASERLQDLDLMVEKNLMQKFFKELVSDSGKAAYGEEVVRQNLMIGAVEILLISEDLRSERIKVRCTDGDYEDNITRENQPDQKSVDDFGNCPKCGSPLEVVERVDIVDELSDLSDQMGSEVAFISTDFEEGGQLLNAFGGIVAILRYNTGM
- the argS gene encoding arginine--tRNA ligase; translated protein: MYLEFVNQVVSVLENAVQRAGFEPVEIAPEPSQHADLSTRVAFKLAAVARKSPVEVANQIVENIQLRENCLIESIGTTGPYINIKANRTYIDRTFETVRSKKEDFGGNFYSGKILLEHTSANPNGPLHVGHIRNSIIGDTLTRILRKAGYDVDAQYYVNDMGRQIAIVSWALEHFEMDPDLKSDHAIANVYIKANARLEEDSQKVEYIDNLMQRVESGDEEVIKRFDDAVDLAVKGIRSTLLRMNVHHDSFVNESGFVRSGAVSDIVDKIRKTGRVDVDDGALVVDLSDYGFEKTLVVQRRDGTSLYTTRDLAYHEWKTMQADRIIDILGADHKLISGQLKATLNAVGLKEPEIVIFEFVSLPEGSMSTRRGQFITADELLDKVQARAFEEVEKRRPEMSPEFMEKVAGMVGIGAVRYDIIKVSPEKSTVFDWKAALDFEKQGGPFIQYSHARASSILKKAGEEGIWDPASKPNPSVLTDESEITLIKQIALFDKVLKQAADDLKPHIIAIYGRELADAFNQFYRFSPVLGAETEELRNARLGLVDCARIVLANVLETLGMGAPESM
- a CDS encoding DUF1294 domain-containing protein → MFSLEQLVLAYIGLASLFSFVIMGIDKKKAVKGAYRISEKFLFICAFAGGSVGILAGMYIFRHKIRRWKFKLGIPLILVLEMYLYVKFI
- the mtaA gene encoding methylcobamide:CoM methyltransferase MtaA, translated to MQSGLRENLLNVLAGKEEGLIPVLSVTQTATNGLMETTGAFWPQAHSSAFQMAELSLAAHTVGGLEAISYPFCLTVLAEAAGCEIDLGTINRPPEVISHPFAEKVENPDIPADVYDRARVPVVLETTRRLRNFAPDVPLIAGMEGPATLVYHLIGAQDYLKWALFKPETFKMYIREATCICEGYAKLLFEAGADVICLDDTVAGPETLDCLLFETLIKPSYQHLTHSIEGPVVMHMCGNTTSILSSLANCGFEGISIEESVSVAEAKSQIGSRTILIGNISTTNTLLYSTPEEVEEEAFKCLEEGVDILAPGSGLAPETPVVNIRAMEQARDKYLNEFAEWS
- a CDS encoding methionine synthase; translated protein: MTELIFDDIGSFPLQGGISAEWLREAIPAHEPAAFDVIRSTFRQKLDAGVDVATYPQFQDMNKQFLSILNDPECIEGPFDVKTSCAKIVELEAIEKAAEEYQTETGIKPNVRVCVTGPLELYLQEFGGTSYDDILELFGQSIDKFVTNAIDNASNFNVHTVSIDEPSIGINPQVMFDDDEIINALEKASATASRKGVDVEIHLHSPLYYELPCRTSGINVIGVESAANPTYLELIDKNVLEETDSFLRAGVARTDIFNLVAILNEKYSTNAWQKPEMLQELVTDMETPSTILKRLEHAYGIFGDRVKYVGPDCGLGSWPTPEIASTLLGNVAEALDTFRN
- a CDS encoding stage II sporulation protein M translates to MSSKPNFLIKWSAFLWCLKIFTYSATLTALLALATYAIMTALAEPVIINETIERTTSAATSKVQRGAGYVGIAWSIFLFNSLAALTASAGTALFVYFNRFLLKDITSRRHHHNYAKISIAMEKALYPIYRVLEWPAERFFGFKSINTQKAENLVWNYTGYSRYHFQLLTAIVPFSVPLLVAAANGAILGMLFAFHLFNGAFTGYHLAGINGIVGGIIYNITFFISAILPHGIIEIPVILLSTSIGYAIADSNCRLVRDKNLFVSDNIADLQADIATEERNTGTILFSPLFWKIYLFFVLLLLITAFIETEITPSIITWALSIVEPFVSSLLNS